The following coding sequences lie in one Oryza brachyantha chromosome 10, ObraRS2, whole genome shotgun sequence genomic window:
- the LOC102708745 gene encoding 2-oxoglutarate-dependent dioxygenase 11-like, whose translation MAEARTIGSLPVPNVQELAGTCNGPDEQIPERYIRPEASSEEVIIDDHGNMAIPIIDLEKLLSPRSSEEECVKLRSACQYWGFFQVINHGVPDEVIANLRNDLVEFFRQPLDAKKEYSQLPNSLEGYGQGFVVSDDQKLDWADMLYLQVQPSDSRDLRFWPTYPASFRHSIDAYSSELEKTALCLLQFMAKAVDVEPKSLLSIFEGQARGMRMNYYPPCWQADKVLGLSPHTDPAGLTLLLQVNDVQGLHIKRDGKWFSVNALNGALIVNIGDTLEIVSNGKFRSVEHRAVIHPSKERISAALFQYPCQDLLINPLPEFVKDGQVHYRTISYQDLLTEYFTTELDGRNRLDKLRLEP comes from the exons ATGGCGGAAGCAAGAACCATTGGATCTCTCCCGGTGCCTAATGTGCAGGAGCTTGCAGGAACTTGCAATGGCCCTGATGAACAGATACCTGAGAGGTACATCAGGCCAGAAGCTAGTTCTGAGGAGGTCATCATCGACGACCACGGTAACATGGCGATTCCGATCATCGATCTCGAGAAGTTGCTTTCTCCTCGATCATCAGAAGAGGAATGTGTGAAGCTGAGATCTGCCTGTCAGTACTGGGGGTTCTTTCAG GTCATCAACCATGGAGTGCCAGATGAGGTGATTGCAAACCTCAGGAACGACTTGGTTGAGTTCTTCAGGCAGCCACTGGATGCCAAGAAGGAATACTCCCAGCTACCCAACAGTCTTGAAGGCTATGGACAGGGTTTCGTCGTGTCTGACGACCAGAAACTAGACTGGGCAGACATGCTGTACCTTCAAGTTCAACCTAGCGATTCGAGGGACTTGAGATTCTGGCCAACTTACCCTGCATCTTTCAG GCATTCCATTGATGCATACTCATCAGAGTTAGAAAAAACTGCACTTTGCTTGTTGCAATTCATGGCCAAGGCCGTCGACGTCGAGCCAAAGTCACTGCTAAGCATATTTGAAGGGCAAGCCAGGGGCATGAGGATGAACTACTACCCACCGTGCTGGCAAGCTGACAAGGTGCTGGGCCTGTCGCCGCACACTGATCCGGCTGGTCTGACACTACTTCTCCAGGTGAACGACGTGCAGGGCCTGCATATCAAGAGGGATGGCAAGTGGTTCTCTGTGAACGCTTTGAATGGTGCACTCATCGTTAACATTGGTGACACACTTGAG ATAGTAAGTAACGGAAAGTTCAGAAGCGTTGAGCACAGGGCCGTGATACATCCAAGCAAGGAGAGGATTTCGGCAGCACTGTTCCAGTATCCGTGCCAGGATCTCTTGATCAACCCTCTGCCAGAATTTGTGAAAGATGGTCAAGTGCATTACAGAACAATAAGTTACCAGGATTTGCTGACGGAATACTTCACAACGGAGCTTGATGGAAGGAATCGACTAGATAAACTGAGGTTGGAGCCGTAG
- the LOC102709029 gene encoding 2-oxoglutarate-dependent dioxygenase 11-like isoform X2, whose amino-acid sequence MADRFDKLQVEFIDQDESVQDVADAIGSSGDVPERYVRPEMEADPVIVDADGYSLPVIDMSRLIDPEFSEEEIAKLGSACEDWGFFQLVNHGVDGESLKQVKADVAEFFSLPLQEKMAVAIQPNGLQGFGHHFVFSKDQKLDWVDLLFLTTRPAEERSMDFWPTNPPTFRDSLDKYSQEIADVSDKLFKFMAIDLGVDEEALLGAFKGKPHQSVRINHYPPCRQAADRVLGLSPHTDGVGMTLLLQVNGVQGLQIRKDGRWFAVQNLPGALIVNVGDVLEIITNGKYRSIEHRAVINPDKERITIAAFQSAPLSCTVGPLQELLMNGEPRYKTVDGVEFTKGYFAAKLEGRRYLESLKLGV is encoded by the exons ATGGCAGACCGCTTTGACAAACTGCAAGTGGAGTTCATCGACCAAGATGAGAGTGTGCAGGATGTTGCAGACGCCATCGGAAGCTCCGGCGATGTTCCTGAAAGGTATGTCAGGCCTGAGATGGAGGCCGACCCTGTCATCGTCGACGCCGATGGTTACAGTCTGCCAGTGATAGATATGTCAAGATTGATCGATCCTGAGTTCTCTGAGGAAGAGATTGCCAAGCTCGGATCTGCCTGTGAGGATTGGGGATTCTTCCAA CTTGTGAACCATGGGGTGGATGGAGAATCACTGAAACAGGTCAAGGCTGACGTCGCAGAGTTCTTCAGCCTGCCTCTGCAGGAGAAGATGGCCGTGGCGATCCAACCCAATGGGCTGCAGGGGTTTGGCCACCACTTCGTCTTCTCCAAGGATCAGAAGCTGGACTGGGTGGATTTGCTGTTCCTCACCACACGGCCAGCTGAGGAGAGGAGCATGGATTTCTGGCCAACGAATCCTCCCACATTCAG GGATTCGCTCGACAAGTACTCGCAGGAGATCGCGGATGTGTCAGATAAGCTGTTCAAGTTCATGGCCATCGACCTcggcgtcgacgaggaggCGCTCCTCGGAGCGTTCAAGGGGAAGCCTCATCAGAGCGTGCGGATCAACCACTACCCTCCCTGCCGCCAGGCCGCCGACAGGGTGCTGGGCCTCTCGCCGCACACGGACGGCGTCGGCATGACGCTGCTGCTCCAGGTGAACGGCGTGCAGGGGCTGCAGATCAGGAAGGACGGCAGGTGGTTCGCCGTGCAGAACCTCCCTGGAGCACTCATCGTCAACGTCGGCGACGTTCTTGAG ATCATCACCAATGGCAAGTACAGAAGTATTGAACACAGAGCGGTAATAAACCCGGACAAGGAAAGGATCACCATTGCTGCATTCCAAAGCGCCCCACTTTCCTGCACAGTTGGCCCACTCCAGGAGCTTCTGATGAACGGCGAGCCGCGCTACAAGACGGTTGACGGCGTTGAGTTCACCAAAGGCTACTTTGCTGCGAAGCTGGAAGGCAGGAGATACCTGGAGAGTTTGAAGCTGGGAGTGTGA
- the LOC102709029 gene encoding 2-oxoglutarate-dependent dioxygenase 11-like isoform X1, with the protein MADRFDKLQVEFIDQDESVQDVADAIGSSGDVPERYVRPEMEADPVIVDADGYSLPVIDMSRLIDPEFSEEEIAKLGSACEDWGFFQLQLVNHGVDGESLKQVKADVAEFFSLPLQEKMAVAIQPNGLQGFGHHFVFSKDQKLDWVDLLFLTTRPAEERSMDFWPTNPPTFRDSLDKYSQEIADVSDKLFKFMAIDLGVDEEALLGAFKGKPHQSVRINHYPPCRQAADRVLGLSPHTDGVGMTLLLQVNGVQGLQIRKDGRWFAVQNLPGALIVNVGDVLEIITNGKYRSIEHRAVINPDKERITIAAFQSAPLSCTVGPLQELLMNGEPRYKTVDGVEFTKGYFAAKLEGRRYLESLKLGV; encoded by the exons ATGGCAGACCGCTTTGACAAACTGCAAGTGGAGTTCATCGACCAAGATGAGAGTGTGCAGGATGTTGCAGACGCCATCGGAAGCTCCGGCGATGTTCCTGAAAGGTATGTCAGGCCTGAGATGGAGGCCGACCCTGTCATCGTCGACGCCGATGGTTACAGTCTGCCAGTGATAGATATGTCAAGATTGATCGATCCTGAGTTCTCTGAGGAAGAGATTGCCAAGCTCGGATCTGCCTGTGAGGATTGGGGATTCTTCCAA TTGCAGCTTGTGAACCATGGGGTGGATGGAGAATCACTGAAACAGGTCAAGGCTGACGTCGCAGAGTTCTTCAGCCTGCCTCTGCAGGAGAAGATGGCCGTGGCGATCCAACCCAATGGGCTGCAGGGGTTTGGCCACCACTTCGTCTTCTCCAAGGATCAGAAGCTGGACTGGGTGGATTTGCTGTTCCTCACCACACGGCCAGCTGAGGAGAGGAGCATGGATTTCTGGCCAACGAATCCTCCCACATTCAG GGATTCGCTCGACAAGTACTCGCAGGAGATCGCGGATGTGTCAGATAAGCTGTTCAAGTTCATGGCCATCGACCTcggcgtcgacgaggaggCGCTCCTCGGAGCGTTCAAGGGGAAGCCTCATCAGAGCGTGCGGATCAACCACTACCCTCCCTGCCGCCAGGCCGCCGACAGGGTGCTGGGCCTCTCGCCGCACACGGACGGCGTCGGCATGACGCTGCTGCTCCAGGTGAACGGCGTGCAGGGGCTGCAGATCAGGAAGGACGGCAGGTGGTTCGCCGTGCAGAACCTCCCTGGAGCACTCATCGTCAACGTCGGCGACGTTCTTGAG ATCATCACCAATGGCAAGTACAGAAGTATTGAACACAGAGCGGTAATAAACCCGGACAAGGAAAGGATCACCATTGCTGCATTCCAAAGCGCCCCACTTTCCTGCACAGTTGGCCCACTCCAGGAGCTTCTGATGAACGGCGAGCCGCGCTACAAGACGGTTGACGGCGTTGAGTTCACCAAAGGCTACTTTGCTGCGAAGCTGGAAGGCAGGAGATACCTGGAGAGTTTGAAGCTGGGAGTGTGA